In the Gammaproteobacteria bacterium genome, one interval contains:
- a CDS encoding DUF3683 domain-containing protein, with amino-acid sequence MTETTTRIREIPYNYTSFSDREIVLRILGPEMWAILNQLRGERRTGRSARMLLEVLGDLWVVHRNAYLQDDLLDNRKRFDALVQALNHRLDQIVARADGNVLALQLVERARKAVAEFEAWFPRTNDLRKRLRHYLRRVTRKDNIDFSGMARVSHATDATDWRVELPFVVVTPDSEAELALVVRSCVELGLTIIPRGGGTGYTGGVIPLHDDSVVINVEKLEAVTEVEMRTLPGVDGEVATVRAEAGVVTRRVAERAEAAGYIFAVDPTSQDACTIGGNVAMNAGGKKAVLWGTTLDNLVSWRMVDADGLWLEVERLNHNMGKIHEQEEVVFRVTRYHLDGETPMGEPELLQMPGASLRKVGLGKDVTDKFLGGLPGVQKEGCDGLISSAVFIVHRMPAHIRTLCLEFFGNDLQRSVPAIVETIDYLNKRGDCLLAGLEHLDERYVRAVDYNTKAARRELPKMVLVMDVAGDNEDRVAEACSAIVRLANQRDAEGFIATSPEARRQFWADRSRTAAIAAHTNAFKINEDVVIPLPRLADYSAGIERINIEYSMRNKLSMVDEVLVCLQQDGCELQQLSLLDDSEEGRSILQAKQDAALSHLQQVKICWQGILDHLDDAAEDHAQWLPDEVQARAQVGDQLISLLLRHDLRISYRAEVERPLKEIFSGSDLEVVRARMDKIHHKWRSSRLFVATHMHAGDGNVHTNIPVNSNDYVMLQQAEEIVDRVMALACELDGVISGEHGIGLTKMRYLDADVVEAFASYKHKVDPGGHFNRGKLMAGSGLENAYTPSLRLVQQEALLLEESELGLLNDDIRHCLRCGKCKPVCTTHSPRVNLLYSPRNKILATGLMIEAFLYEEQTRRGISIRHFDEMNDVADHCTVCHRCVTPCPVNIDFGDVSMRMRKILKTRGKKRSSILTRVAMAFLNATDSRTIRWLRKPVAEWGFAGQRLGYQILKRLLPQRRKGDAALRARPRGVTAQVIHFFDRPLPSALPMQTTRALLGVEDASMIPVLRDPAKVTESSEAVFYFPGCGSERLFSKVGLATMAMLYDLGVQTVLPPGYLCCGYPQRAGGDEARGNKITMDNRVLFHRVANTLNYMDIKTVVVSCGTCIDQLQRYEFEKIFPGCRVLDIHEYLLDKGVKLEALEGQQYLYHDPCHSPIKTRDPVQLVSDLMGQEVLLSDRCCGEAGTFAVSRPDIASQVRFRKQQEIEAGMATLRSRDNSSNIKMLTSCPACQQGLSRYQDDNALEVDYVVVEMAEQILGSGWDKAFVERVKAGGIERILL; translated from the coding sequence ATGACTGAAACTACTACGCGTATTCGCGAAATCCCTTATAACTACACCTCGTTTTCAGACCGTGAGATCGTTTTGCGCATCCTCGGGCCGGAGATGTGGGCGATCCTTAATCAATTGCGGGGTGAGCGTCGCACCGGGCGTTCGGCACGAATGTTGCTGGAGGTGTTGGGTGATCTGTGGGTGGTGCATCGTAATGCTTATTTACAAGATGATCTGCTGGATAATCGTAAGCGTTTTGATGCCCTGGTGCAGGCGCTTAATCATCGGCTGGATCAGATTGTGGCGCGTGCCGATGGTAATGTGCTGGCACTACAGCTAGTGGAGCGAGCGCGTAAGGCGGTGGCTGAGTTTGAGGCGTGGTTTCCGCGCACCAATGATCTGCGTAAACGGCTGCGACATTATCTGCGCCGGGTGACGCGTAAGGATAATATTGATTTTAGTGGCATGGCGCGGGTCTCACATGCCACCGATGCAACGGATTGGCGTGTTGAACTGCCGTTTGTGGTGGTGACACCGGACAGCGAGGCGGAGCTGGCTCTGGTGGTGCGTAGCTGTGTGGAATTGGGTCTGACCATTATTCCGCGTGGTGGTGGCACGGGTTATACCGGGGGTGTGATCCCACTGCATGATGACAGTGTGGTTATCAATGTTGAAAAGCTGGAGGCAGTGACCGAGGTTGAGATGCGCACCTTGCCCGGGGTTGATGGCGAGGTGGCAACGGTACGTGCCGAGGCGGGTGTGGTGACACGGCGTGTGGCAGAGCGGGCGGAGGCAGCGGGTTATATATTCGCCGTTGATCCAACCTCACAGGATGCCTGCACCATTGGTGGTAACGTGGCAATGAATGCCGGTGGTAAGAAGGCGGTATTATGGGGAACCACGCTGGATAACCTGGTGTCCTGGCGTATGGTGGATGCCGATGGTCTGTGGTTGGAGGTGGAACGCCTGAACCATAATATGGGTAAGATTCATGAGCAGGAAGAGGTGGTGTTTCGTGTCACCCGTTATCATCTGGATGGTGAAACCCCGATGGGTGAGCCTGAGTTGTTGCAGATGCCGGGCGCCTCTTTGCGCAAGGTCGGTCTGGGTAAGGATGTTACTGATAAATTCCTTGGTGGTCTGCCGGGGGTACAAAAGGAAGGCTGTGATGGGCTGATTAGCTCGGCAGTGTTTATTGTGCATCGTATGCCCGCACATATCCGTACCTTGTGTCTGGAGTTCTTTGGTAATGACCTACAACGCTCGGTGCCAGCAATCGTTGAGACCATTGATTATCTGAATAAGCGTGGTGATTGTCTGTTGGCGGGGTTGGAACACCTCGATGAACGCTATGTGCGTGCGGTGGACTATAACACCAAGGCAGCGCGTCGAGAGTTACCAAAGATGGTGTTGGTAATGGATGTCGCCGGGGATAATGAAGATAGGGTGGCGGAGGCCTGTTCTGCGATTGTGCGGCTGGCAAACCAGCGTGATGCCGAGGGTTTTATTGCTACCAGCCCGGAAGCTCGACGCCAGTTCTGGGCGGATCGTAGTCGTACCGCTGCCATTGCTGCACACACTAATGCCTTCAAGATCAATGAAGATGTGGTGATTCCACTACCGCGCCTGGCGGATTATAGCGCGGGTATCGAACGGATTAATATCGAATATTCCATGCGTAACAAGTTATCTATGGTGGACGAGGTGCTGGTGTGTCTGCAACAGGATGGTTGTGAGCTACAGCAACTCAGTCTGCTGGATGATAGTGAGGAAGGCCGCAGTATATTACAGGCCAAGCAGGATGCCGCCCTGTCTCATTTGCAGCAGGTAAAAATCTGCTGGCAGGGCATACTCGATCATCTCGATGATGCCGCTGAGGATCATGCGCAATGGCTGCCCGACGAGGTGCAGGCACGGGCACAGGTCGGTGATCAACTGATCTCTTTGTTATTACGCCATGACCTGCGTATCTCTTATCGTGCTGAGGTCGAACGTCCATTGAAGGAAATCTTCTCCGGTAGTGATCTGGAGGTAGTGCGCGCGCGCATGGATAAAATTCATCATAAATGGCGTTCCTCGCGTTTGTTTGTGGCGACCCACATGCATGCCGGGGATGGTAATGTGCATACTAATATCCCGGTTAACTCGAATGATTATGTCATGCTGCAACAGGCGGAGGAGATTGTTGACCGAGTGATGGCGCTGGCGTGTGAACTGGATGGTGTGATCTCGGGTGAGCATGGTATTGGGCTGACCAAGATGCGCTATCTGGATGCTGATGTGGTGGAGGCGTTTGCCAGTTATAAACATAAGGTTGATCCTGGCGGGCATTTTAATCGCGGTAAGTTGATGGCGGGTTCGGGGCTGGAGAATGCCTATACCCCGTCTTTGCGTCTGGTGCAGCAGGAAGCGCTATTACTGGAAGAGAGTGAACTGGGGCTGTTGAATGATGATATTCGCCATTGTCTGCGTTGCGGTAAATGCAAGCCGGTTTGTACCACGCATAGCCCGCGTGTCAATCTGCTTTATTCACCGCGTAACAAGATTCTTGCCACTGGTTTGATGATCGAGGCTTTTCTTTATGAAGAGCAAACCCGGCGCGGGATCTCGATTCGCCACTTTGATGAGATGAATGATGTCGCCGATCACTGTACCGTTTGTCATCGCTGTGTCACGCCGTGTCCGGTCAATATTGATTTTGGCGATGTCTCCATGCGTATGCGCAAGATACTGAAGACACGAGGCAAAAAGCGTAGCTCGATCCTGACGCGGGTGGCGATGGCGTTTCTTAACGCCACCGATTCACGCACCATTCGCTGGTTACGCAAGCCGGTAGCCGAGTGGGGTTTTGCCGGGCAGCGTCTGGGCTACCAAATCTTGAAACGTCTGTTGCCGCAACGTCGCAAGGGTGATGCCGCCCTGCGTGCGCGACCTCGTGGGGTAACGGCACAGGTGATTCATTTCTTTGATCGTCCCTTGCCCTCGGCTTTGCCGATGCAGACCACGCGTGCCTTGCTGGGCGTGGAGGATGCCAGCATGATCCCGGTGTTGCGTGATCCGGCGAAGGTTACCGAGAGCAGCGAAGCCGTGTTTTATTTCCCTGGTTGTGGTTCTGAGCGTCTGTTTAGTAAGGTGGGTTTGGCGACTATGGCGATGTTGTATGATCTGGGTGTGCAGACGGTGTTACCCCCCGGTTATCTCTGTTGTGGTTATCCGCAGCGTGCCGGGGGTGATGAGGCGCGTGGGAATAAGATTACGATGGATAATCGGGTGTTATTTCATCGTGTTGCTAACACGCTGAATTATATGGATATCAAGACTGTAGTGGTGTCTTGTGGTACCTGTATTGACCAACTGCAACGCTATGAATTTGAAAAGATATTCCCCGGTTGTCGGGTGCTGGATATCCATGAATACCTGCTCGATAAGGGGGTGAAACTGGAGGCACTTGAGGGACAGCAATATCTTTACCATGATCCTTGCCATTCGCCCATCAAGACCCGCGACCCGGTGCAACTGGTTAGTGATTTGATGGGGCAGGAGGTGCTATTGTCGGATCGCTGTTGTGGTGAGGCGGGCACCTTTGCAGTCTCGCGCCCTGATATCGCCTCGCAGGTGCGTTTCCGTAAACAGCAGGAGATTGAAGCCGGGATGGCTACGCTTCGTTCAAGAGATAATTCAAGCAATATCAAGATGTTAACCTCTTGTCCCGCCTGTCAGCAGGGCTTGTCACGTTATCAGGATGATAATGCGCTAGAGGTGGATTATGTCGTGGTCGAGATGGCTGAACAGATCCTCGGCTCTGGTTGGGACAAGGCCTTTGTTGAACGTGTTAAGGCCGGTGGTATCGAGCGTATCTTGTTGTAG
- a CDS encoding type II toxin-antitoxin system HicB family antitoxin yields MKYPVVIHKDQGSDYGVTVPDIPGCYTAASSMEEAIEMIQEAIKCHIEGLLLDSDPVPLSSAIEQHQKNLAFKNGVWAMVDVDISKLSVKSRRVNITVPENLLSIMDQYAKKHGESRSGLLAQAVTEYMAVHH; encoded by the coding sequence ATGAAATATCCTGTTGTAATTCATAAAGATCAGGGCTCGGATTATGGTGTTACGGTTCCTGATATCCCAGGTTGTTATACCGCAGCTTCATCAATGGAAGAGGCGATTGAGATGATCCAGGAGGCCATTAAATGTCATATTGAAGGGCTTCTTCTTGATAGTGATCCTGTTCCATTGAGTTCGGCTATTGAACAACATCAAAAAAATCTGGCATTCAAGAATGGTGTGTGGGCAATGGTGGATGTGGATATAAGTAAACTTTCTGTTAAGTCAAGGCGGGTTAATATAACCGTGCCTGAAAACTTGTTGAGTATCATGGATCAATATGCAAAAAAGCATGGTGAGTCTCGTTCGGGGCTGCTTGCACAGGCTGTTACAGAATACATGGCTGTACATCATTAA
- a CDS encoding transposase, translating into MSEYRRVYTGGASYFFTVVTHKRRRFLAQPNHIMIGRSVVRDVKQRYPFAIDACVILPDHIHFIWTMPDGDVNYSRRIGLIKAACSRAFIACGLDMPAVNFSRKSRNEHAVWQRRFWEHRIRDERDYRHCMDYLHYNPVKHGLVCSVNEWPYSSFHRWVKAGVYSMDWGANVDIESEGFGE; encoded by the coding sequence ATGTCTGAATATCGTCGTGTTTATACGGGCGGAGCGAGTTATTTCTTTACTGTTGTTACCCATAAAAGGCGCAGATTCCTTGCGCAGCCCAATCATATTATGATTGGGCGTTCTGTGGTAAGGGATGTGAAGCAGCGTTATCCATTTGCTATTGATGCCTGTGTGATCCTGCCTGATCATATTCATTTTATCTGGACGATGCCGGATGGGGATGTAAATTATTCCAGGAGGATTGGTTTAATAAAAGCCGCTTGTAGCCGAGCATTTATTGCCTGTGGGCTTGATATGCCTGCGGTGAATTTTTCGAGAAAAAGTCGTAACGAGCATGCCGTGTGGCAACGGCGATTTTGGGAGCACCGTATACGTGACGAGCGGGACTATCGTCATTGTATGGATTATTTGCATTATAATCCGGTGAAGCATGGTCTGGTTTGTTCGGTAAATGAATGGCCTTATTCGTCTTTTCATCGATGGGTGAAAGCAGGCGTTTATTCAATGGATTGGGGTGCCAATGTGGATATAGAGAGCGAGGGGTTTGGAGAATAA
- a CDS encoding porin yields the protein MNKKILAVATAALLTGAIGVQAAPTVYGRIDLSIDAIDSAANGTDDINMNSNTSMIGMKGSEDLGDGLKAIYKIEIQIDASERDKNQIDRDQWVGLKGNFGQVRMGTISSSYKSHGAAIDPLYRTSAQGRSWGLQSKLHSGAGEVGGRMNKHIRFDSNNYNGVKVTADYSFDASDSDGTQGNDTFGVGASYKNGPVMVFTDYLSSNDGGDDSVWKIGGKFNAMEGLTFYGQYESDGGLISNSKEACVNVQSGACTSSAVAAATPYIADGVGPAVAAQGAITKASANDVSGADVWYLGASMALGNTTVVFNLGQGDDNDHNQNVGYKSWTLAAAHKLSKRTMVYGGFVQQDFDATGETDVVTFGMRHNF from the coding sequence ATGAATAAGAAGATTTTAGCTGTAGCAACTGCTGCGCTGCTGACAGGTGCGATTGGCGTACAGGCAGCCCCTACCGTATATGGTCGTATCGATCTGAGTATTGATGCGATTGATAGTGCTGCAAATGGCACTGATGATATCAACATGAACTCCAATACCTCAATGATTGGTATGAAGGGTTCTGAAGATTTAGGTGATGGCCTGAAGGCAATCTACAAGATTGAGATTCAGATTGATGCATCCGAGCGTGACAAGAACCAGATCGATCGTGATCAGTGGGTTGGTTTGAAGGGTAACTTCGGTCAGGTTCGTATGGGTACTATTTCTAGCTCCTACAAATCTCATGGTGCAGCGATTGATCCACTGTATCGTACCTCTGCTCAGGGTCGTAGCTGGGGTCTGCAGTCCAAACTGCATTCTGGCGCGGGTGAAGTCGGTGGTCGTATGAACAAGCACATCCGTTTTGATAGCAACAACTACAACGGTGTAAAGGTTACAGCTGATTACAGCTTCGATGCTTCTGATTCCGATGGTACTCAGGGTAATGACACCTTTGGTGTTGGTGCTTCTTACAAGAACGGTCCTGTTATGGTCTTTACTGATTACCTGTCATCTAACGATGGTGGTGATGATTCCGTATGGAAGATCGGTGGTAAGTTTAATGCAATGGAAGGCCTGACCTTTTACGGACAGTACGAAAGTGATGGTGGTCTGATCTCCAATAGTAAGGAAGCTTGTGTGAATGTACAGAGCGGTGCTTGTACTTCTTCTGCTGTTGCTGCAGCGACTCCTTATATTGCGGATGGTGTTGGTCCTGCCGTAGCGGCACAGGGCGCAATCACCAAGGCATCAGCTAACGATGTATCCGGTGCTGACGTTTGGTACTTAGGTGCTTCTATGGCGCTGGGTAACACCACGGTTGTATTCAACTTGGGTCAGGGCGATGACAACGACCATAACCAGAATGTTGGTTACAAGTCATGGACTCTGGCGGCTGCTCATAAGCTGAGCAAACGCACCATGGTTTATGGTGGTTTTGTACAGCAGGACTTTGATGCAACAGGTGAAACTGATGTAGTGACTTTTGGTATGCGTCACAACTTCTAA
- a CDS encoding BrnT family toxin: MDDMMFSWNETKNQLNRKKYGVSFEEAKTVFADDYARLISDPDHSYDEDRYILIGVSRLVRLLVVCHCYRGSNNEIRVITARQADKFEAKQYRDFRHA; this comes from the coding sequence ATGGATGATATGATGTTCTCATGGAATGAGACAAAGAATCAATTAAACCGGAAGAAATATGGCGTTAGCTTCGAAGAGGCTAAAACGGTGTTTGCAGATGATTATGCGCGCTTGATATCAGATCCAGATCATTCATACGATGAGGACAGATATATTCTTATAGGCGTTAGTCGGTTAGTGAGGCTTTTAGTGGTGTGTCATTGTTATAGGGGCAGTAATAATGAGATAAGGGTTATTACAGCTCGTCAAGCCGATAAGTTTGAAGCCAAACAGTATAGAGATTTTCGTCATGCGTAA
- a CDS encoding (Fe-S)-binding protein, which produces MGTAKISLLKHSTHTDSIKQLLAASNQCVMCALCLPHCPTYRITLNEANSPRGRIALMRALLKREIPLTNKALQHLEQCMHCLNCEAMCPSKVPFSQLISNTRQQLPHQTRSYWHRLIAWLLTKPWLLDSSLTLLSYTPTWIRRITNKSKLAIGLDWNPKNLPRLKRFYPALHQQSGQVQLFTGCMKGIDKANIHAAIKLLNHIGYDVSIPAGQTCCGSFHQHHGFQQQAQALIRQNNTRLANNKGLITLSLNSACSTQLQHNNDGNHSPLDIIYFIQRHQSQDIAFSACHKRIAIHLPCSARNSLGQDREIIQILQQIPSIELFELPREGACCGAGGAYFITQTDMATQVRQPLIEQLCSLQVDIVVSSNITCALHIRNGILEAGLDIEVMHPVRLLAQHLLMRATPTNGFPPARK; this is translated from the coding sequence ATGGGAACTGCGAAAATCTCTCTTCTTAAACACTCGACACATACAGACTCGATTAAACAGCTCCTCGCAGCCAGCAATCAGTGCGTCATGTGTGCCCTGTGCTTGCCTCATTGCCCTACCTACCGCATTACTCTCAATGAAGCAAACAGTCCAAGGGGGCGTATTGCCTTAATGCGAGCCCTACTGAAACGAGAGATTCCGCTAACCAATAAGGCACTGCAACACCTCGAGCAATGTATGCACTGTCTTAATTGTGAGGCAATGTGCCCATCTAAAGTCCCGTTTTCTCAACTCATTAGCAACACCCGGCAGCAGCTACCCCATCAAACCCGGTCATATTGGCATCGTCTGATAGCCTGGTTATTAACTAAACCCTGGTTATTAGACAGCAGCCTGACACTGTTAAGCTACACGCCCACCTGGATACGCCGCATAACCAATAAAAGTAAACTCGCTATCGGCTTAGATTGGAACCCCAAAAACCTGCCCCGATTAAAGAGGTTTTATCCTGCTTTGCACCAACAAAGTGGGCAGGTGCAGTTATTTACCGGATGCATGAAGGGCATAGACAAGGCTAATATCCATGCCGCTATCAAACTCCTAAACCACATCGGCTACGATGTCAGCATCCCCGCAGGTCAGACCTGTTGTGGCAGTTTTCATCAACACCATGGATTTCAGCAACAGGCGCAGGCACTGATACGACAAAATAATACCCGCCTGGCTAATAATAAGGGTCTCATTACCTTATCGCTCAATAGCGCCTGTAGCACCCAGCTACAACACAACAATGATGGCAACCATAGCCCGCTCGATATTATTTACTTTATTCAACGCCACCAATCACAAGACATCGCCTTCTCCGCCTGTCATAAGCGTATTGCCATCCACCTACCTTGCTCGGCAAGAAACAGCCTGGGACAAGATCGTGAGATTATTCAGATACTCCAACAAATCCCCTCCATTGAACTATTTGAACTGCCCCGGGAAGGTGCGTGCTGTGGAGCCGGCGGAGCCTACTTCATTACCCAGACCGATATGGCAACACAGGTACGACAACCATTAATCGAACAACTGTGTTCGCTGCAGGTCGATATCGTCGTTAGCTCTAATATTACTTGCGCTCTGCATATAAGGAATGGCATTCTTGAAGCTGGGCTGGATATTGAAGTCATGCATCCGGTTCGTTTGTTGGCGCAACATCTGTTGATGCGTGCTACTCCGACGAATGGATTCCCGCCTGCGCGGAAATGA
- the rplM gene encoding 50S ribosomal protein L13, which produces MKTFSARSETVKRDWYLVDATGKTLGRLATEVAHRLRGKHKAEYTPHVDTGDYIVIVNAEKITVTGRKAEKKMYHHHTGYIGNLKSVNFATLQAKSPELIIEKAVKGMLPKNPLGRAMFRKLKVYAGAEHQHTAQQPQPLDI; this is translated from the coding sequence ATGAAAACGTTTAGTGCCAGATCGGAAACGGTAAAGCGCGATTGGTATTTGGTTGATGCAACAGGCAAGACCTTGGGTCGCCTGGCAACCGAGGTTGCGCACCGCTTGCGTGGCAAACATAAGGCGGAATATACGCCTCATGTCGATACAGGTGATTACATTGTTATTGTTAATGCTGAAAAGATTACGGTAACGGGTCGTAAGGCTGAGAAAAAAATGTATCATCACCACACAGGATATATTGGTAATCTAAAATCGGTGAATTTTGCGACCTTACAGGCCAAATCACCAGAGTTGATTATTGAGAAGGCAGTTAAGGGTATGTTGCCAAAGAACCCGCTGGGTCGTGCAATGTTCCGTAAGCTTAAGGTCTATGCAGGTGCGGAACATCAACATACCGCTCAGCAGCCTCAGCCGTTAGACATTTAA
- a CDS encoding DUF4160 domain-containing protein, giving the protein MSPTVFREGGYRFFFFSMEEDRMHVHVISGNGEAKFWLEPDIQLAKNHHYSTKQLREIESLIKGHYNELISAWRQLFNR; this is encoded by the coding sequence ATGAGCCCAACGGTTTTCAGAGAGGGTGGCTACAGGTTCTTTTTCTTCTCTATGGAAGAAGACCGCATGCATGTTCATGTGATCTCAGGCAATGGAGAAGCTAAATTCTGGCTTGAACCTGACATTCAACTCGCTAAAAACCACCATTACTCAACCAAGCAATTAAGAGAAATCGAATCACTAATAAAGGGACATTACAATGAGCTCATTAGCGCATGGCGACAACTCTTTAACCGTTGA
- a CDS encoding (2Fe-2S) ferredoxin domain-containing protein, which yields MSYYRYHVFFCTNQRADGSECCQRFGAQAIRDYMKQACKTQGLGNQAGVRINTAGCMNRCAEGPVMVVYPEAIWYRYVDKEDIDEIIQEHLIGGRVVERLRV from the coding sequence ATGTCCTATTATCGTTACCATGTGTTTTTTTGTACCAATCAGCGTGCCGATGGTAGTGAGTGTTGCCAGCGTTTTGGTGCTCAGGCTATAAGGGATTACATGAAGCAAGCTTGTAAAACCCAGGGCTTGGGTAATCAAGCCGGGGTACGTATTAATACCGCAGGCTGTATGAACCGCTGTGCTGAAGGCCCGGTGATGGTGGTTTATCCCGAAGCAATCTGGTATCGCTACGTCGATAAAGAAGATATTGACGAGATCATACAGGAGCATCTTATCGGCGGGCGCGTGGTCGAGCGTTTGCGTGTATAA
- the coq7 gene encoding 2-polyprenyl-3-methyl-6-methoxy-1,4-benzoquinone monooxygenase, with amino-acid sequence MSQRKLNPFDHIVLGVDQALRTIWGKPQSTGRENPANRHSEGEMNESERVQTASLMRINHAGEVCAQALYQGQALTAKLDHVRERMEEAANEENDHLLWCEQRIKELNSHTSYLNPVWYAGSFAIGATAGLIGDRWSLGFVAETEHQVVKHLDGHLQHLPETDHKSRAILQQMSEDEERHGASAAQAGGIELPAPIKLGMKISSKIMTALAGKI; translated from the coding sequence ATGTCACAACGTAAACTCAACCCCTTCGATCACATTGTTCTCGGTGTCGATCAGGCTCTACGGACGATCTGGGGAAAACCGCAATCAACCGGTCGAGAGAACCCCGCTAATCGTCACAGCGAAGGCGAGATGAACGAGAGCGAACGGGTACAGACTGCCAGCCTGATGCGCATCAACCATGCCGGTGAGGTCTGTGCCCAGGCACTGTATCAGGGACAAGCACTAACAGCAAAACTGGATCATGTGCGTGAGCGCATGGAAGAAGCCGCTAATGAAGAGAATGATCACCTACTGTGGTGCGAACAACGCATCAAGGAACTGAACAGCCATACCAGCTACCTGAACCCAGTGTGGTACGCCGGCTCTTTTGCCATTGGTGCCACCGCCGGCCTGATCGGAGATCGCTGGAGCCTCGGTTTTGTTGCCGAGACTGAGCATCAGGTAGTCAAACACCTGGATGGGCACCTGCAACATCTACCCGAGACCGACCACAAGAGTCGCGCCATTCTGCAACAAATGAGTGAAGATGAAGAACGTCATGGTGCCAGCGCCGCTCAGGCCGGGGGTATCGAGTTACCCGCACCGATCAAATTAGGCATGAAGATAAGCTCGAAGATCATGACTGCGTTGGCGGGGAAGATATAG
- a CDS encoding BrnA antitoxin family protein — protein MRKNYDFSNSVKNPYAKKIKKQITIRLDEETIAYFKGMSEDVDIPYQNLINLYLRDCAGKHRKLNMNWI, from the coding sequence ATGCGTAAAAATTATGATTTTTCAAATTCGGTAAAGAACCCCTATGCTAAAAAGATAAAAAAGCAAATAACGATTCGTCTGGATGAAGAGACTATCGCTTACTTTAAAGGCATGTCAGAAGATGTAGATATTCCCTATCAGAATTTAATAAATCTTTATCTCAGAGATTGTGCGGGTAAACATCGTAAGCTAAACATGAACTGGATCTAA
- a CDS encoding DUF2442 domain-containing protein has protein sequence MSSLAHGDNSLTVEVTNVSAHGIWLLAHNKELFMPYDDFPWFKDQTIKSIMHVKEVSPGHFYWPDIDVDLTEENIKHPQHLPLKSIR, from the coding sequence ATGAGCTCATTAGCGCATGGCGACAACTCTTTAACCGTTGAGGTTACAAATGTTTCAGCACATGGAATATGGCTCCTGGCACACAATAAAGAGCTATTCATGCCTTATGATGATTTCCCCTGGTTTAAAGATCAAACAATCAAATCCATCATGCACGTTAAAGAAGTATCCCCCGGCCACTTCTATTGGCCCGATATTGATGTAGACTTAACCGAGGAAAACATTAAACACCCACAACATCTCCCACTTAAATCAATACGATAA
- a CDS encoding OsmC family protein codes for MKARVKWVEEATFIGESGSGHAVVMDGPPENGGRDLGVRPMEMLLLGMGGCTAFDVVHILKRARQPVADCVVEIEAKRTDEVPKVFTHIHVHFIIKGDGLSEKHVKRAVELSAEKYCSASIMLAKAAEITHDYVIEA; via the coding sequence ATGAAGGCACGGGTCAAGTGGGTAGAAGAAGCCACTTTTATTGGTGAGTCGGGCAGTGGGCATGCTGTGGTGATGGATGGGCCACCCGAAAATGGTGGGCGTGACCTGGGTGTGCGCCCGATGGAGATGTTATTGCTGGGTATGGGTGGATGTACTGCTTTTGATGTGGTGCATATCCTCAAGCGCGCGCGTCAACCGGTCGCCGATTGTGTGGTTGAGATTGAGGCAAAACGTACCGATGAGGTGCCTAAGGTGTTTACCCATATTCATGTGCATTTTATTATCAAGGGTGATGGGCTGTCTGAAAAGCATGTTAAGCGGGCGGTTGAGCTATCGGCAGAAAAGTATTGTTCGGCCTCAATCATGTTGGCAAAGGCCGCCGAGATCACCCACGATTATGTGATTGAGGCATGA
- the rpsI gene encoding 30S ribosomal protein S9 — protein sequence MAQETYYGTGRRKSSAARVFLRKGTGSITVNRRPLDEYFARETARMVVRQPLEKVDMADTFDIMVTVRGGGGSGQAGAIRHGITRALMEYDGELRPTLRRAGFVTRDAREVERKKVGLRKARRATQFSKR from the coding sequence ATGGCACAAGAAACATATTACGGTACCGGTCGGCGCAAGAGCTCAGCCGCGCGTGTTTTTCTGCGTAAGGGTACAGGTAGCATTACAGTAAACCGTCGTCCACTGGATGAATATTTTGCTCGTGAGACCGCTCGCATGGTTGTTCGCCAGCCATTAGAGAAGGTGGATATGGCTGATACCTTTGATATTATGGTGACTGTCCGTGGTGGTGGTGGTAGTGGTCAGGCGGGTGCAATTCGTCATGGTATTACTCGCGCACTGATGGAATATGATGGTGAATTACGTCCGACTTTACGCCGCGCTGGTTTTGTTACTCGTGACGCCCGTGAGGTTGAGCGTAAGAAAGTTGGCCTGCGTAAGGCTCGTCGCGCAACACAGTTCTCCAAGCGTTAA